AGGGTAGACCGAGTCCGCCACGACATATCCTTCGCCCCACAGGGCTGCGAGCAGGCGGTTATCGTTGATGTTGCCGAGGGCGATCAAGTTGCGTTTGCCGATGTAATCGAATCGGATCTCCCAATCCTCTGAGATCACCTCATCGACGTCGATCAGCTCAGGCACCGCTCCTGTTACATCTTTCAGCCTATTCCTCAGCCGCCGGGCCTCCTTTTGGATGTATGTGTTCCGTGGGGAAACTATCACTGAGACCGCCTTCCCATCTACGATCAGGGGCGTCTCAGGGTAGAGCGGCTTTAGCTTCGTGATCTCCTCAGGTACGCCTCGGACAACGGACATCCATCCGAGCATAAGCATGACCGCCATCAGATCATATCGCATCGCCGATCTCCTTACCTAATTCAGTACGATGGCTTGAGGATCACGCCGAGCGTTTCGTTCGGCGACCGGATCAACCTCTCGCAGGCCTCGGGTGCCCGTTCAAGCGGGAGGATGTGCGTAATCAGATTGCGCACGCGCAGGCGTCCTTCGTCGATGAGCCTGATAACAAGCTGCAAATTACGGCGCGTCGTCCAACGCACGAACACGTCCGGATAATCCGCACCCCGCTCCCATGCTTCGTCGTGATATCCCGGACCTGGGCGCGATGATGCGCGCAGATCCATATTGCCGAACGCGGTTGGGAAACCAACGTTTAAGGTGGCACCGCCGACGATGGTTATACGCCCCATACGATGTGTATCGGGAGCGACCTTCATTATCTCGAGGAGCCCTTTCACCGCTTGTGTGGCATCGCCGCCGAAGGCGATTATCGCTCCATCAAGCCCGTGACCGTCCGTAAACCCACGTGCTATGGCTACGGCGTCCTCCTCGTCAACGTTCACGACGCGGTCGGCGCCGTTTTCCGCCGCCAGATGCAACCGCATCGGGAGCTTGTCCAGCGCGAGGACGTATGCGCCCGACAGACGGGCGAGTTGAGAGGCAACTTGTCCGATGATCCCAAGTCCTACGATGGCGATGTATTCGCCGATTTGTATCTCCGTGCGCCTGATCGCCTGCAACGCCGTCGCGGCGAGGTGATTGAACGCCGCCTCCTCAAAGCTCACGTTC
The genomic region above belongs to Candidatus Poribacteria bacterium and contains:
- a CDS encoding zinc-binding alcohol dehydrogenase, translating into MRVACMGGGYALHATYACVPKNLCVPIPENVSFEEAAFNHLAATALQAIRRTEIQIGEYIAIVGLGIIGQVASQLARLSGAYVLALDKLPMRLHLAAENGADRVVNVDEEDAVAIARGFTDGHGLDGAIIAFGGDATQAVKGLLEIMKVAPDTHRMGRITIVGGATLNVGFPTAFGNMDLRASSRPGPGYHDEAWERGADYPDVFVRWTTRRNLQLVIRLIDEGRLRVRNLITHILPLERAPEACERLIRSPNETLGVILKPSY